A part of Arachis hypogaea cultivar Tifrunner chromosome 12, arahy.Tifrunner.gnm2.J5K5, whole genome shotgun sequence genomic DNA contains:
- the LOC112726409 gene encoding large ribosomal subunit protein uL18 gives MVYVKAQKSKAYFKRYQVKFKRRREGKTDYRARIRLINQDKNKYNTPKYRFVVRFTNKDIVAQITSASIAGDIVLAAAYSHELPRYGLEVGLTNYAAAYCTGLLLARRVLKMLEMDEEYQGNVEATGEDFSVEPADTRRPFRALLDVGLIRTTTGNRVFGALKGALDGGLDIPHSEKRFAGFDKEKKELDPEVHRKYIFGGHVASYMRTLQEDEPEKYQSHFSEYIKRGIEADGIETLYKKVHAAIRADPTIKKSGKPAPKEHKRYNLKKLTYEERKNKLIARLQALNSAAGGDEDDDEDDD, from the exons ATG GTATATGTTAAGGCCCAGAAATCTAAGGCCTACTTCAAGAGGTATCAAGTAAAGTTTAAGAGAAGAAGAG AGGGAAAGACCGATTACAGGGCCAGGATTCGGTTGATTAACCAGGACAAGAACAAATACAACACTCCAAAGTATCGCTTTGTTGTGCGATTC ACAAACAAGGATATTGTTGCACAAATAACATCGGCTAGCATTGCTGGTGATATTGTTCTTGCAGCAGCTTATTCTCATGAATTACCCCGCTATGGTCTTGAAGTAGGCCTTACTAACTATGCTGCAG CTTATTGCACTGGACTTCTCCTTGCTCGTCGAGTCCTTAAGATGCTTGAAATGGACGAGGAGTATCAAGGAAATGTCGAGGCTACTGGTGAGGATTTCTCTGTTGAGCCTGCTGATACCAGGAGGCCATTCCGTGCTCTTCTTGATGTTGGTCTTATCAGGACCACAACTGGAAACCGTGTGTTCGGTGCCCTTAAG GGAGCTTTGGATGGGGGTTTGGATATCCCTCACAGTGAAAAGAGGTTTGCTGGTTTTGACAAAGAGAAGAAGGAGCTTGATCCCGAAGTTCACCGCAAGTATATCTTTGGTGGACATGTTGCTTCTTACATGAGG ACTTTGCAGGAAGATGAACCTGAGAAATACCAGTCACATTTCAGTGAATATATCAAGCGAGGAATAGAGGCTGATGGAATTGAGACTCTGTACAAAAAGGTTCATGCTGCCATTCGTGCTGATCCTACCATCAAGAAGTCAGGGAAACCTGCTCCTAAGGAGCACAAGAG GTACAACCTCAAGAAGCTTACCTATGAGGAGAGGAAGAATAAGTTGATTGCACGCTTGCAGGCTCTCAACTCTGCTGCAGGTggggatgaagatgatgatgaggatgacgaTTGA
- the LOC112726411 gene encoding F-box/LRR-repeat protein 12-like, with translation MGDLSRNNATSIMHLPDDCLTVIFHGLDSPTDRESFGLTCRRWLGIHDSSRRSLQFSCSFTLLTPSSLSKKVLDIHTLHLHKLLRRFQHLESLCLSGCRELNDAGLTRLLNYGSDLQKLNLDFCLKVTDYGLSLVASGCPLLTSISLYRCPGITDLGLETLANACFLMEYANLSYCIQISDNGLKALTQACRRLKGVNISHCEGITGVGFKGCSNTLAYIEAESCMLKPDGVTGIVSGGGLEYLNVSCLSWSPLGDPLAGIGSSSSIKILNFRMCRTVSDASIAAIAKGCPLLEEWNLALCHEVSISGWQAVGLYCKNLKTLHVNRCRNLCNGSLEALRDGCKSLSTLYLSGCIRLSPVAVELFKSQRAEVCVKEEEVLSLNPPFLEFR, from the coding sequence ATGGGAGATCTTTCTAGAAATAATGCAACCTCAATCATGCACCTTCCAGATGATTGCCTCACTGTTATCTTCCATGGTTTAGATAGTCCCACGGATCGTGAATCATTTGGCTTGACTTGTCGTCGATGGCTAGGCATTCATGATTCCAGTCGCCGGTCATTGCAATTTTCGTGTTCATTCACTTTGTTAACTCCTTCCTCTTTGTCCAAAAAGGTTCTTGACATTCACACACTCCATCTTCATAAGCTGCTAAGGCGCTTTCAGCATTTAGAATCTTTATGCTTATCTGGCTGCAGAGAGCTAAATGATGCAGGATTGACTCGTTTGCTCAACTACGGCTCGGATTTGCAGAAACTTAATTTAGATTTTTGCTTGAAAGTCACTGACTATGGACTGTCCTTGGTTGCTTCTGGTTGTCCCCTATTAACATCGATTAGTCTTTATCGATGCCCGGGTATTACCGACTTGGGATTGGAGACTTTAGCCAATGCTTGCTTCCTTATGGAATATGCAAACCTCTCCTACTGCATACAAATATCTGACAATGGTTTAAAGGCTCTTACGCAGGCTTGTCGCCGCCTTAAAGGGGTTAACATATCACATTGTGAGGGCATAACTGGTGTTGGCTTTAAGGGATGTTCAAACACTCTTGCATACATAGAGGCTGAATCTTGTATGCTTAAGCCGGATGGGGTAACCGGAATTGTTAGTGGTGGCGGATTAGAGTATCtcaatgtttcttgtttgagttggTCTCCACTTGGAGATCCCTTGGCCGGAATAGGATCTTCCTCGAGCATTAAAATCCTAAACTTTCGAATGTGCAGGACTGTTTCCGATGCCTCAATCGCAGCGATTGCCAAGGGATGTCCACTACTTGAAGAGTGGAACTTAGCCTTGTGCCATGAGGTTAGCATATCTGGATGGCAAGCAGTGGGGTTATACTGTAAGAACTTGAAGACATTACATGTTAACCGCTGTCGCAATCTTTGCAACGGTAGCCTAGAGGCGTTGCGAGACGGTTGTAAGAGTCTGTCCACTCTATACTTGAGCGGTTGTATTCGCCTTTCGCCTGTCGCAGTAGAGTTGTTTAAGTCTCAGAGAGCTGAGGTTTGTGTGAAGGAGGAAGAGGTTTTGTCTTTAAACCCACCTTTCTTGGAATTCAGATGA
- the LOC112729517 gene encoding uncharacterized protein At4g08330, chloroplastic-like, with product MHRKQENHDIEINGYFLPMDDTTQFHPLKRATPTSTLSSIRRLSSALEVFYECCGSCGYPLNLSSSNRITSNIASQYQKSVKKGSISFSSVDLSRFTQVDEINCFPVPWFGHRSKTKLLCRKCGVHIGYGYDRETPVLCGFESPISSSSRKFAIKIRSLQPSSEES from the exons ATGCATCGAAAACAAGAAAACCATGACATAGAGATCAACGGTTACTTCTTACCTATGGATGACACCACGCAATTCCACCCGCTGAAACGAGCCACACCAACAAGCACCCTCTCTTCAATACGGAGATTATCGTCGGCCTTGGAGGTTTTCTATGAGTG TTGTGGCTCTTGTGGATACCCTTTGAATTTGTCATCATCGAACCGAATCACATCTAACATTGCATCTCAGTATCAAAAGTctgttaagaaaggatcaatctctTTTTCTTCAGTTGATCTTAGCCGATTTACACAGGTTGATGAAATAAATTGTTTTCCTGTCCCTTGGTTTGGTCATCGTTCGAAGACTAAATTGCTCTGCCGCAAGTGTGGGGTTCATATTGGTTATGGTTATGATAGAGAAACACCTGTTCTTTGTGGATTTGAATCTCCTATTTCATCTAGCTCTAGAAAATTTGCCATAAAGATTCGTTCATTACAACCCTCTTCAGAAGAATCTTGA